The region TCGTAGAGCAGGCCGGTCCAGAACGCCGAGAGAGCGACGATGTGTTCGACATTGCCGACGTCCGCGCCACGCATTTCGAGATAGCGCTTCAGGCGCACCTCCGGGAACACGGTGGAAACGTGGTTTGCCCAGTCGGATTGGGTGGCGCGCTCGCCCGGCAATTGCGAGAGCTTGCCGGCGAACAGGTCGCGGAAGGAGGAACCCGCCACGTCGTGATAGGTCGCGTCGCGCTTGACGAAATACAGGGGCACGTCGAGCACCCAGTCCACGTAGCGCTCGTAGCCGAAGCCGTCCTCGAAGGCGAAGGCCATCATGCCCGTGCGGTCGCGATCCGTGTCGCGCCAGATCTGCGAGCGCATGGAGAGATAGCCATTCGGCTTGCCATCGGTGAAGGGCGAGTTGGCGAAGATCGCGGTTGCGATGGGCTGGAGCGCGAGCGATACGCGCAGCTTCTTCACCATGTCGGCTTCGGACGCGTAGTCCATGTTCACCTGCACGGTGGACGTGCGGTACATCATGTCGAGGCCGAGCGAGCCTACCTTCGGCATGTAGTTCGTCATGATGCGGTAACGCGCCTTGGGCATCACCGGGGTCTCGGCGCGCGTCCAGAGGGGGCTCATGCCGAGGGTGAGGAAGCCGAGGCCGAGCCCCTCCCCGACCGCCTTCGCGTCGGCGATATGCTGCGCCGTCTCGCGGGCGGTTTCGTGCAGCGTCCTGAGCGGAGCCCCGGACAGTTCGAACTGTCCGCCAGGCTCGAGCGAAATCGCTCCGCCGCCCACGTCGTCGGCAAGGCCGATGGGCTGGCCGTCCTCCAGGATCGGCGCCCAGCCGGTGCGCGCCTGCAGCCCCTCGAGGAGCGCGCGGATGCCCTCGGCCCCATCGTACGGAACGGGGGCGGCATCGGCCGTGTAGAACGGAATCTTCTCGTGTTCGGTGCCGAGCCGCCAAGCATCCCGCGGCTTCTCGCCGGAGGCGATCCAATCCACGAGCTCCGACCGCGCACCAATGGGGGTCGTATCGGATACGTCCCGCGCCATGCATCACCTCATCAAAAAGCGCGTTCAAGGCGCGCCGACTCAGGGTCGGGACTCAATAAGGGGCTTAAGGCCAAGGCGCAATGAGGGACCAAAGCACAAAACGACGAGGGCGCCGCCGCCCTCGCCGAAGCACCGGGTCCCGAAGGCTTGCGCCTCCTCCGAGATCCATTTGATCCGCTAGTGCCGGATCGCCGTCTCCCCCATCGTCTCCGCGCTGAGCCAGTCGACCACGCCGGCAAGGGCATCGCGGTTCGACAGGCCGCGACCGACCGCTTCCGTATAGAGCGTCAGCTGCTGGTCGGCGCTGGTGCCGCGGGCGACGATCCAGCGCGCGAGATCGAGCTCCCGCTGGCAGCCGAGGGCCTTGGCGTCGTCGGCCACGAGGTCGAGGGTCTCCTCGAGGAGTTCCCGCACGGGCTTGGCGGTGCGCGTCTTCTCGTCCACGAAGCTGCCGTGGATGCCGTAGCGCTGGGCCCGCCAGCCGTTCTCGTCGTTGATGGCCCGCGAGGCGCCCGTCTGCCCGGCGTTGAGCGTGGTGTCGAGGCTCAAGTGGCGCACGAGGCAGCGGTAGAGGGCGGCGATCGCGATGGTGTCGTCGAGGCGCGTGCAGCTGTCGGCAACCCGCAGCTCGAGGGTCGGGTGCTTGAGCGACGGCCGGATCACCCACCAGACGTAGGTGGAATTTTCGATGGCGCGTGCGGTCACGAGGGTGTCGATGTAGCGCTGATAGTCCTGCTCGTTCTCGAACAGGTCCGGCAGGCCCGTGCGCGGCAGCTCGCGATAGGCGGCGAGCCGGTAGCCCAGAAGGCCCGTGCGCTGCGCCTGCCAGAACGGCGAGGAGGTCGAGAGCGCGAGCAGCAGCGGCAGGTAGGGCTGAATCCGGTTCATGATATCGACGCGCATGCCGAGATCCGGCACTTCCACATGCACATGCATGCCGCACAGGACGTTCCGGCTGCCGAGCATCTGCAGGTCGTGCATGACCTTCCCGTAGCGCGGCTGCGCCGTGGGACGGATTCGCGTCCAGACGGCGAGCGGATGGGTGCCGGAAGCCATGATGGACAGGTCGAACTCGCGCGCGACAGCCCCCACGGAGGAGCGAAGTCCGGCGAGCTGCGTGCGCGCCTCGGAAAATTCCAGCACGGGCTTGGTGGCAATCTCGATCTGCGGCTCGAGCATTTCGGGGTGGATGTCGCCGGACACCTTGTCCCGGCAGGCTGCAAAGAACTCCTTGATCTTCCCCTTGGCGATATCCCGTCTCGGCGCATCGTTGACGAAGTACTCTTCCTCGATGCCGAACTTGAAATCCCAGCTCATTTCCTTGGTATCCTCAATTCTTATCTTATTCAGAAATGATCTTCGCACGTGCGGATCGGCCTGCGTCGACCCGGCCCAAACTCCGGCGCAATGGGGCCAGATTGGGGCGAATCGACGCGAAACTGCTAAGCTTCTGAATCTATAGGCCGATTGAATTCAGCCCTTGTCGGCCGGTGCGATCAGTTCCAATCGCCGAGCACTGACTGAACGATCGCCAGTGCGGCCACAGCGGCTGTGTCAGCTCGCAGGATTCGCGGACCCAACGATACGCAAACACATCTTTCGTGGGCGGCGACAAGCGCTCTCTCCTGATCGGTGAACCCCCCTTCGGGGCCCACGATAACGGCCAGACCAGCTTGTTTGTTCCCAAGCTTGGCCAGAGCCTCGACCGGGTTGGAAACAGGCGCGTTCTCGTCGCAGAAGACAACCAGCCGCTCCTTCTCCAAACCCTTGAGAAAACGGCCCAAATCCTCTTCCTCCCGCACTCCGGGGATCGCCAGGATTCCACATTGCTCGGCGGCCTCGATGGCATTGCTGCGCATGCGGTCGAGGTTCACCCGGGTGGCCTGGGTCCGGCGCGTGAGGACGGGCTGGAGGATGCCCGCGCCCATCTCCACGGCTTTCTGGACCATGTAGTCGAGGCGAGCATGCTTGAGAGGCGCGAAGGCATAGATGACGTCGGGAGCAGGCTCCTGCTCCCGGGTCAGCTCCATGCAGACGAGATCGGCGGCCTTGCGTCCCTCGACAGCGACCTCGGCCCGCCATTCCCCGTCCTGCCCGTTGAAGATCAGGACGGTTTCCCCCGCCTTCAGGCGCAGGACGTTCAGGAGATAGTTGGCCTGCCCCCGGTCGAGCGCGATCCTGGACCCGGCCCGGAGAGGCGCGTCGATGAAAAGGCGGGGGGCGTTGAAGTCGTAATCGGCCATGGGGATCTTGTGCAGAACAGCCTCCCCTGTATCAAGTTCCTCCGGCCCGAGGGAGGGGGACGACCCGTCCGGTCACTAAAAATTCAGGTGCGGCATGGCACAGGCTGTGATTTAGGCGACCATTCGCCTCTTGGCCTCAAGGCCCTGAACCTGTTAACAGAACACAGTCACGCGAGACGTCGCGTGCCAAGTGAGGGAATTTTGGGCATGACGCACATCCGTTCGCACATCCTGGCTGCGTTTGCCGTCGCCGGCATTTTCGTGACCGCTCCTGCCTTTGCGCAGTCGAGCGCCTGCCAGGAAGGGCAAAAAATCCTGCAGGAACGCCAGGGCCTCATCCAGCAGATCAACAAGCTCACC is a window of Microvirga lotononidis DNA encoding:
- a CDS encoding carboxylate-amine ligase, whose translation is MSWDFKFGIEEEYFVNDAPRRDIAKGKIKEFFAACRDKVSGDIHPEMLEPQIEIATKPVLEFSEARTQLAGLRSSVGAVAREFDLSIMASGTHPLAVWTRIRPTAQPRYGKVMHDLQMLGSRNVLCGMHVHVEVPDLGMRVDIMNRIQPYLPLLLALSTSSPFWQAQRTGLLGYRLAAYRELPRTGLPDLFENEQDYQRYIDTLVTARAIENSTYVWWVIRPSLKHPTLELRVADSCTRLDDTIAIAALYRCLVRHLSLDTTLNAGQTGASRAINDENGWRAQRYGIHGSFVDEKTRTAKPVRELLEETLDLVADDAKALGCQRELDLARWIVARGTSADQQLTLYTEAVGRGLSNRDALAGVVDWLSAETMGETAIRH
- a CDS encoding 16S rRNA (uracil(1498)-N(3))-methyltransferase; translated protein: MADYDFNAPRLFIDAPLRAGSRIALDRGQANYLLNVLRLKAGETVLIFNGQDGEWRAEVAVEGRKAADLVCMELTREQEPAPDVIYAFAPLKHARLDYMVQKAVEMGAGILQPVLTRRTQATRVNLDRMRSNAIEAAEQCGILAIPGVREEEDLGRFLKGLEKERLVVFCDENAPVSNPVEALAKLGNKQAGLAVIVGPEGGFTDQERALVAAHERCVCVSLGPRILRADTAAVAALAIVQSVLGDWN
- a CDS encoding glutamate--cysteine ligase, with the protein product MARDVSDTTPIGARSELVDWIASGEKPRDAWRLGTEHEKIPFYTADAAPVPYDGAEGIRALLEGLQARTGWAPILEDGQPIGLADDVGGGAISLEPGGQFELSGAPLRTLHETARETAQHIADAKAVGEGLGLGFLTLGMSPLWTRAETPVMPKARYRIMTNYMPKVGSLGLDMMYRTSTVQVNMDYASEADMVKKLRVSLALQPIATAIFANSPFTDGKPNGYLSMRSQIWRDTDRDRTGMMAFAFEDGFGYERYVDWVLDVPLYFVKRDATYHDVAGSSFRDLFAGKLSQLPGERATQSDWANHVSTVFPEVRLKRYLEMRGADVGNVEHIVALSAFWTGLLYDEAALDGAWELVKTWTAQEREQLRADVPKQALKASIAGRSVQDVARDALALSHEGLKRRGYLDGAGRDETRHLTYAEEIVASGRTQAERLLALFEGPWGGSVLPAFKETAF